A stretch of Candidatus Neomarinimicrobiota bacterium DNA encodes these proteins:
- a CDS encoding DUF423 domain-containing protein, whose translation MNWIVMGALTAFVGVALGAFGSHSLQRRVGQDRLPSWETAVRYHMYHALAITITGLVIGWRGTAAPSLLGLVPWLFAAGTVLFSGSLYLLVLTGKRWLGAVTPLGGLLLLGGWLGLAAAAWQS comes from the coding sequence ATGAACTGGATCGTCATGGGCGCGCTGACCGCTTTTGTGGGCGTGGCACTGGGGGCCTTTGGGTCGCACTCCTTGCAGCGCAGGGTGGGTCAGGACAGATTGCCCAGCTGGGAGACGGCGGTGAGATATCATATGTACCACGCCTTGGCCATCACCATCACCGGTCTTGTAATCGGGTGGCGTGGTACGGCCGCGCCGAGTTTGCTGGGACTTGTGCCTTGGCTGTTCGCCGCTGGAACAGTGCTGTTCAGTGGCAGCCTCTACCTGCTGGTGCTCACCGGCAAGCGCTGGCTGGGAGCGGTTACGCCTCTGGGCGGGCTGCTGCTGTTGGGTGGCTGGTTGGGGCTGGCCGCGGCCGCCTGGCAGAGTTAA